The Leishmania braziliensis MHOM/BR/75/M2904 complete genome, chromosome 4 genome includes a window with the following:
- a CDS encoding putative adenylosuccinate lyase translates to MSLSSAQEAAATATVTTTAHKVSAEISEDSPLFALSPLDGRYKHSTVPLRAYFSEYALFKYRVQVEVLYFEALCKEVPTITQLRGVTDAHLAQLRAATFENFTVDDATKIKDIEAVTKHDIKAVEYYLKDKMSACGLETEKEFIHFGLTSQDINNTSIPMLLRDALHHHYIPALDQLIALLKSKLPEWDVPMLARTHGQPASPTNLAKEFMVWIERLEEQRAMLLSIPNTGKFGGATGNFNAHLCAYPGVDWRNFGDLFLSKYLGLRRQRYTTQIEHYDNLAAICDACARLHTILMDLAKDVWQYISLGYFNQKVKAGEVGSSAMPHKVNPIDFENAEGNLGMSNAVLGFLSAKLPISRLQRDLTDSTVLRNLGVPLSHALIAFASLLRGVDKLLVNKPAIAADLESNWAVVAEGIQTVLRREGYPKPYEALKDLTRGNAQVTKETVRTFIQQLEGITDEVRQELLAITPFTYVGYTRCL, encoded by the coding sequence ATGTCGTTGTCTTCGGCAcaagaggcagcggcgacggcgactgTGACCACGACAGCTCACAAGGTCTCAGCGGAGATCAGTGAAGACAGCCCCCTCTTCGCACTCTCCCCACTCGATGGCCGTTACAAACACTCTACGGTCCCTCTGCGCGCCTACTTCTCCGAGTACGCGTTGTTCAAGTATCGCGTgcaggtggaggtgctgtaCTTCGAAGCGCTGTGCAAGGAAGTGCCGACGatcacgcagctgcgcggcgtcACGGATGCCCACCTGGCCCAGCTGCGGGCGGCCACCTTCGAGAACTTCACAGTCGACGATGCCACGAAGATCAAGGACATCGAGGCCGTTACGAAGCACGATATCAAGGCTGTGGAGTACTACCTCAAGGACAAAATGTCTGCCTGCGGCCTCGAGACCGAGAAGGAGTTCATCCACTTTGGGCTAACGTCGCAGGATATCAACAACACGTCTATTCCGATGCTCCTGCgcgacgcgctgcaccaccactacaTCCCAGCGCTGGATCAGCTGATCGCGCTTCTCAAGAGCAAGCTGCCTGAGTGGGATGTCCCCATGCTGGCCCGGACGCACGGCCAACCAGCGAGTCCAACGAACCTGGCGAAGGAGTTTATGGTGTGGATTGAGcggctggaggagcagcgggcGATGCTGCTGAGCATCCCAAACACCGGCAAGTTCGGCGGCGCGACCGGCAACTTCAACGCGCACCTCTGCGCGTACCCTGGCGTGGATTGGCGGAACTTTGGGGACCTCTTCCTGAGCAAGTACCTTGGCCTGCGCCGTCAGCGCTACACGACTCAGATTGAGCACTACGACAACCTCGCCGCCATCTGCGATGCATGTGCGCGGCTTCACACTATCCTGATGGACCTGGCCAAGGACGTATGGCAGTACATCTCCCTCGGCTACTTCAACCAGAAGGTGAAGGCAGGCGAggtcggcagcagcgcaatgCCGCACAAGGTGAACCCGATCGACTTTGAGAACGCTGAGGGCAACCTTGGCATGAGCAACGCCGTCCTTGGCTTTCTTTCAGCGAAGCTGCCCATTTCCCGCCTGCAGCGCGACCTCACAGACAGCACGGTGCTGCGTAACCTCGGCGTTCCGCTCAGCCACGCTCTCATCGCATTTGCATCCCTCCTTCGCGGCGTCGACAAGCTCCTTGTCAACAAGCCCGCCATCGCGGCGGACCTGGAGAGCAACTGGGCTGTTGTGGCGGAGGGCATCCAGACCGTGCTGCGCCGTGAGGGCTACCCGAAGCCGTACGAAGCTCTGAAGGACCTGACACGCGGCAACGCGCAAGTTACCAAGGAGACGGTGCGCACCTTCATCCAGCAGCTCGAGGGCATCACGGACGAAGTGCGACAAGAGCTGCTCGCCATCACCCCTTTTACATATGTCGGCTACACAAGGTGTTTGTGA
- a CDS encoding putative calpain-like cysteine peptidase, with product MSYPPTETGVLSNDSLFSDSVNFDAAEKPISAADVHSVYDANDEPLRHDDRGLPTSEDMMHAGPRYPEEEPPGPPPPPVTNAFMKPRKTATKSPQTWVPVNLQVPEDDPEDEFDIGTAQKPVYESPAGHATTGGAAAPKVQFMNGEPDVAGEVTNCFEEPGLLYRIVDRPNKMWTFYNDSRSFEVHVVCTFGKHSKITSLENTKMTRDDDSGEYVVEVTVYPGETEPFIKGFVNGFASKLRALPLSQEYFQSRSVTQNKEVVQVEMDAIRAVAGDETDAERILQICLANNLPFVDLSFPPVQSSIDSGASKSFKQLPWGRPRMYVKPETQDQIRLFRNGIYPGDVEQGELGDCWLICALATQAEDPTAVMQMFRHPKGAVVARRERAIGAYRVSFNKNGLWRSILVDDYFPVVAGVPAFAHSRDLCELWPAVLEKAFAKMHGSYAMIQSGDPMHALTDMTGFPSMRIDELFAKAKENSGRDLEPKMIQWLKKGYQVILTTPGKAPAIAPDAQSSPDFSDQPEMEEALAGTGVLPGHAYSVLDVKEFNKGQIRLVCLRNPWVYGSGWTQAWGWGTPDWQQHRDIATACGFAKHKGDLSIVWMAFEDALKYFIGGGVLFRAPAAHDVRVPITFADCKPGTVFQVSVKAPMDVTFILSNMDHRGMHADEAGAAEADPNNMDYPPVMLSLAAPVPKETDVYQVVRNTSTDMTQPSDNAWLFLQAREIAMTCHLEPSTAPYLLIPRLMEGDETLGNGNGGGEDMRDLVHPIHFFNDYSHLFPDVSDVSTKEIAVTIGFQADEEIGDHVVVAMCKMSGANAVFENFPKFPTDDVGSQEEELYFQTKASNCGYAQEKAGAVIC from the coding sequence ATGTCGTACCCACCGACAGAGACGGGTGTGCTCAGCAACGACAGTCTCTTTTCCGACTCGGTCAATTTCGATGCAGCAGAGAAGCCCATCTCTGCTGCAGATGTCCACAGCGTCTATGACGCGAACGACGAGCCGCTTCGGCACGACGACCGCGGGCTGCCCACGAGTGAGGACATGATGCACGCCGGCCCGCGGTACCCTGAAGAAGAGCCTCCagggccgccgccaccaccggtAACGAACGCCTTCATGAAGCCACGCAAGACAGCCACGAAGTCACCACAGACGTGGGTCCCAGTGAACCTGCAGGTGCCCGAGGACGACCCGGAGGACGAGTTCGACATTGGCACCGCGCAGAAGCCCGTGTACGAGAGCCCCGCAGGACACGCTACTaccggtggtgccgctgcgccgaaGGTGCAGTTCATGAACGGCGAGCCCGACGTCGCAGGCGAGGTGACAAATTGCTTCGAGGAGCCCGGGCTGCTCTACCGCATCGTCGACCGACCAAACAAGATGTGGACCTTCTACAACGACAGTCGCTCCTTCGAGGTCCACGTGGTGTGCACCTTTGGCAAGCACAGCAAGATCACGTCGCTCGAAAACACCAAGATGACGCGCGATGACGACTCGGGCGAGTACGTGGTGGAGGTAACCGTCTACCCTGGTGAGACGGAGCCCTTCATCAAGGGCTTTGTGAACGGCTTCGCGAGCAAACTgagagcgctgccgctgtcgcaggaGTACTTCCAGAGCCGCAGCGTGACGCAAAAtaaggaggtggtgcaggtggAGATGGACGCCATTCGCGCCGTCGCCGGCGACGAGACGGACGCGGAGCGCATTCTACAGATCTGCCTGGCGAACAACCTCCCCTTCGTTGACCTCTCCTTCCCACCCGTGCAGTCGTCCATCGACTCCGGGGCATCCAAGTCGTTCAAGCAGCTGCCGTGGGGTCGGCCGCGCATGTACGTGAAGCCGGAGACGCAGGACCAGATCCGACTGTTCCGCAACGGTATCTACCCCGGCGACGTAgagcagggcgagctggGCGACTGCTGGCTTATATGCGCGCTGGCCACACAGGCCGAGGACCCGACGGCGGTCATGCAGATGTTCCGGCACCCGAAGGGGGCCGTTGTGGCGAGGCGCGAGCGGGCCATCGGTGCGTACCGCGTGTCCTTCAACAAGAACGGCCTCTGGCGCAGCATCCTCGTGGATGACTACTTCCCTGTCGTCGCCGGCGTGCCGGCCTTCGCGCACAGCCGCGACCTGTGCGAGCTGTGGCCGGCCGTTCTCGAGAAGGCATTTGCCAAGATGCACGGTAGTTACGCGATGATTCAGTCCGGTGACCCGATGCACGCGCTGACAGACATGACAGGCTTCCCGAGCATGCGCATCGACGAACTGTTTGCcaaggcaaaggaaaacagcGGCCGCGACCTGGAGCCGAAGATGATCCAGTGGCTGAAGAAGGGCTATCAGGTCATCCTCACGACCCCCGGCAAGGCACCGGCGATCGCGCCGGACGCACAAAGCTCTCCTGACTTCTCTGATCAGCccgagatggaggaggcgctcgcCGGCACCGGAGTTCTTCCCGGTCACGCCTACTCCGTGCTGGACGTGAAGGAGTTCAACAAGGGCCAGATCCGCCTGGTTTGTCTGCGCAACCCGTGGGTGTATGGCAGCGGCTGGACGCAGGCGTGGGGGTGGGGTACCCCGGATTGGCAACAGCACCGCGACATCGCCACCGCGTGCGGCTTTGCCAAGCACAAGGGTGACCTCAGCATCGTCTGGATGGCATTCGAGGACGCGCTTAAGTACTTcattggcggcggcgtgcttTTCcgcgcgccagcggcgcATGACGTGCGCGTGCCGATTACCTTCGCCGACTGCAAGCCCGGCACCGTCTTCCAGGTCTCAGTGAAGGCTCCGATGGATGTCACGTTCATCTTGTCGAACATGGACCACCGCGGCATGCACGCCGACGAGGCCGGCGCGGCCGAGGCCGACCCAAACAACATGGACTACCCACCTGTGATGCTCTCGCTTGCCGCGCCGGTGCCGAAAGAGACGGATGTGTATCAGGTTGTGCGGAACACCTCGACAGATATGACGCAGCCGTCGGACAACGCGTGGCTGTTCCTGCAGGCGCGCGAGATTGCCATGACATGCCACCTGGAGCCGAGCACCGCGCCGTACCTCCTCATTCCGCGCCTCATGGAGGGCGATGAGACGCTCGGCAACGGCAACGGCGGAGGTGAGGACATGCGCGACCTCGTGCATCCGATCCACTTCTTCAACGATTACTCTCACCTCTTCCCGGATGTGTCGGACGTGAGCACGAAGGAGATTGCCGTGACGATCGGCTTCCAGGCGGACGAGGAGATTGGCGATCATGTTGTCGTGGCCATGTGCAAGATGAGCGGAGCCAACGCCGTCTTCGAGAACTTCCCGAAGTTCCCGACAGACGACGTGGGgtcgcaggaggaggagttgTACTTCCAGACCAAGGCGAGCAACTGCGGCTATGCGCAGGAAAAGGCTGGCGCGGTCATATGCTGA
- a CDS encoding serine/threonine protein kinase-like protein, giving the protein MAVHISVATMLPTTRENGRHRHHPHPQRCQQRPTTTSSSIAGCEPPAFAVTTTASGESSCVHSGSSAQPRPRHRRSRSIHITLRKTRSGSRPVSAQRGSLTSMSRDLGAASSATGGARGRTPNTHQYHGSIESPSGASGDAASPASAATAAGTPPGSACGAALVPFTSPAGGGFVSPKLTPRHHGAASTSPRVPAGGAHQAPLFDGVANSNNNINSCGSSRMMNSLSYTPYILHTHGRSGDGTVSDGTTAAAAGATNVGSSSSSMVGGAGGSSSSVGPSSGSCVPTVHGFGYFNTFMNANHPYDMKQALLPPNMRDRALGHDAAHSDQAAAATAAHRRPFSSGAMPRRKGISSGNHGRVYCHPSVFSPQAVSQVSHANGYRGRLRSNSMSSYNTPVDVYNGSSHCRSPTAMQRLNDFVFPYPESASGAPQQQPHQPQPGHPPSSAWCGHLSNMPTVNLETSPRLWLSAAHTAVQGQQEQRCRHHRARSYTVGGHVRSNSGCGRGDIVAAHITAEATTNGTSVSVGYAGNTAPCTPDRPISLAPSIPAAAVPVAGAMATTAGGLCSRTSTLIHHSSVSTAASSVATTIPTVMTTLPAAPSLPAHATNRISSAVTHAMTPQARQPAKAAVEAAAAEGTSAPRSTRVIADLNPSAFFGSQRSVSSDIVNGLDDSVDSVRCGSLPSPNTSATNVVGSASGTPDRCNHGTSTAAGRYGGTAAFASSHRYARDSMASENKADDKDRRHSALLCRCSTTLTNTTTDENEQQHATQLLVIEMLRRNGMRRKSSTGGGVGNVNVAAVLSRARSARTNATSAAAAAATDIGGSPTTAIERWRAQEQQKKREGVQQHRLSAQQWREAFRRLQEKRVRWHMRGYIGRGTSGVVYEGILEDCERTPVAVKVLEVGVPMPVDLDTSGNGDDSKSSRQTSYTAIRGTAKSASAAASEDETYMSPSQQEALLVLLREVEMMEKLHHENIVTCVRCQVTPVQDRYLELRQQQQQQQQQQRRRGGSSSDDNWLSAVAVAGRGGERVGEPRHDSGGTSSGENQSPLLNAAARIPVQVEIVMELCNRGTLSSVVRQTPGGQLPVQVARRYLRHVLKGLAYLHHSNFIHRDVKGDNVLISAADVAKLADFGCSRRIMLTNNVYGATDSEGVTSSIATTRTAATDSRFTTIVEYQWFDTTGVAKTMVGTPMFMAPEIILASGTPSMKMSTASSPTSSVGGGNNGGPGSDSKATSPPAPVGYTASADIWSFGCLVLEVFGRTPWPTSGSNAYHLMKQIEQSVADLPPGVPHDTPAELLSLLRCCFHRDPHRRSTARALLRAPWMMCKDEELEEMPPRRRC; this is encoded by the coding sequence ATGGCAGTGCACATTAGTGTAGCAACCATGCTCCCGACAACCAGAGAAAATGGACGACATCGGCATCACCCTCATCCCCAACGATGTCAGCAGcggccgacgacgacgtcgtCGTCTATTGCAGGCTGCGAGCCCCCCGCCTTCGCAGTGACAACGACGGCGAGCGGCGAAAGCAGTTGTGTCCatagcggcagcagtgcgcaaCCGCGCCCACGCCATCGGCGATCGCGCTCGATCCACATCACGCTTCGCAAGACGCGCTCCGGCAGCCGCCCTGTGAgcgcgcagcgcggcagctTGACAAGCATGAGCCGCGACCTCGGTGCTGCCTCGTCTGCCACAGGTGGTGCCAGAGGGCGGACCCCCAATACGCACCAGTACCACGGCAGCATCGAAAGTCCCTCGGGTGCGTCTGGCGATGCAGCTTCACCCGCCTcagctgcgacagcggcCGGCACACCACCAGGCTCAGCGTGCGGAGCAGCGTTGGTGCCCTTCACGTCCCCTGCCGGTGGTGGCTTTGTCTCACCTAAGCTCACCCCACGCCACCATGGCGCAGCGTCCACCTCACCCAGAGTCCCGGCCGGTGGCGCACACCAAGCGCCGCTGTTCGACGGCGTGGCCAACAGTAACAACAACATCAATAGCTGTGGCTCCTCCCGGATGATGAACTCACTGAGCTACACCCCGTACATCCTTCATACGCACGGGCGCAGCGGGGACGGCACAGTGTCGGATGGCAcaacagccgcggcggcaggggCCACGAATGTGGggtcctcgtcgtcatccATGGTGggtggcgccggcggcagcagtagcagtgTCGGCCCATCCTCAGGCAGCTGTGTGCCGACGGTCCACGGCTTTGGCTACTTTAATACCTTTATGAACGCGAATCATCCATACGACATGAAACAAGCACTATTGCCACCGAACATGCGTGACCGCGCTCTGGGCCACGACGCGGCACACAGTGAccaggcagcggcggctacggcagcgcaccgccgGCCCTTCTCGTCGGGTGCGATGCCACGTCGGAAAGGCATCTCCTCCGGCAACCACGGGCGAGTTTACTGTCACCCCTCGGTGTTCAGCCCGCAGGCCGTCTCGCAGGTGAGTCACGCTAACGGCTACAGAGGTCGCctgcgcagcaacagcatgAGCAGCTACAACACTCCTGTCGACGTCTAtaacggcagcagccactgccgcagcccgacagcgatgcagcgTCTGAATGACTTTGTGTTTCCCTATCCAGAAAGCGCCTCGGGGGCGCCGCAGCAACAACCTCATCAACCACAGCCAGGCCATCCACCGTCGTCTGCATGGTGTGGTCACCTGTCCAACATGCCGACTGTGAACCTGGAGACCTCGCCTCGCCTTTGGCTATCTGCAGCCCACACCGCCGTGCAGGGCCAGCAGGAgcaacgctgccgccaccatcGCGCGCGCAGCTACACAGTGGGAGGTCATGttcgcagcaacagcggctgTGGCAGAGGTGATATCGTGGCTGCTCACATCACGGCAGAAGCCACAACGAACGGTACTAGCGTCAGTGTCGGCTACGCGGGCAACACTGCCCCCTGCACCCCGGACCGCCCAATCTCCCTCGCCCCCTCGATccccgctgcagcagtgccggTAGCCGGCGCCatggcgacgacggcaggGGGTCTGTGCTCCCGCACTTCCACCCTGATTCATCACTCCAGCGTGAGCACGGCGGCATCCTCCGTGGCGACAACGATACCGACTGTCATGACCACGTtgccggcagcgccgtccctTCCGGCACACGCAACGAACAGAATCTCCTCTGCCGTTACACATGCGATGACGCCACAGGCGCGGCAGCCAGCCAAAGCAGCAGTggaagctgctgcagcggagggtaccagcgcgccgcggagcacCCGCGTCATCGCAGACTTGAACCCCAGCGCCTTCTTCGGGAGCCAGCGTAGCGTATCTTCAGACATAGTGAACGGTCTCGATGACTCTGTCGACAGCGTGCGATGCGGCAGTTTGCCGAGCCCGAACACATCAGCGACCAACGTGGTGGGCAGCGCGAGTGGCACGCCGGACCGCTGCAACCACGGGACTTCCACAGCGGCTGGCCGCTACGGTGGCACGGCTGCCTTTGCCTCCTCGCACCGCTACGCCAGAGACAGCATGGCAAGTGAGAATAAGGCAGACGACAAAGACCGCCGCCATAGCGCTCTCctctgtcgctgcagcacaaCACTCACGAACACGACGACGGACGAgaacgagcagcagcacgcgacTCAACTGTTGGTCATTGAAATGCTTCGCAGAAATGGCATgagaaggaagagcagcacggGCGGTGGCGTCGGTAACGTCAATGTTGCTGCGGTGCTGAGTCGTGCGCGCTCCGCCCGCACGAATGcgacgtcagcagcggccgccgctgcgaccGATATCGGCGGCTCGCCGACGACCGCCATCGAGCGCTGGCGTGCTCAGGAacagcaaaagaaaagggaaggagTGCAGCAACACCGGCTAAGTGCTCAGCAGTGGCGTGAGGCTTTTCGCAGGCTCCAGGAGAAGCGTGTGCGGTGGCATATGCGCGGCTACATTGGGCGTGGCACATCTGGTGTGGTGTACGAGGGTATCCTGGAAGACTGCGAACGCACCCCAGTAGCGGTGAAGGTGCTGGAGGTCGGCGTTCCCATGCCGGTGGACCTTGACACCTCCGGCAATGGCGACGacagcaagagcagcaggcagaCGTCGTACACTGCAATCCGCGGCACCGCCAAAAGcgcgagcgctgccgcttccgaAGATGAAACGTACATGTCGCCCTCCCAGCAGGAGGCGCTCCTCGTGCTTCTACGCGAGGTGGAGATGATGGAGAAGCTGCACCACGAGAACATCGtcacgtgcgtgcgctgccaAGTCACGCCAGTGCAGGACCGATATCTTGAATtacgccagcagcagcagcagcagcagcagcagcagcggcggcgcggcggcagcagcagcgatgacaATTGGCTCTCCGCCGTAGCAGTAGCTGGGAGAGGCGGAGAACGGGTCGGTGAGCCGCggcacgacagcggcggcacttCCTCCGGCGAAAACcagtcgccgctgctcaacgccgccgcccgcaTCCCCGTCCAGGTGGAGATCGTGATGGAGCTGTGCAACCGCGGGACCCTCTCCAGCGTAGTTCGCCAGACGCCTGGCGGCCAGCTCCCGGTGCAAGTCGCTCGACGCTACCTGCGGCATGTCCTCAAAGGCCTCGCCTATCTCCATCACAGTAACTTCATTCACCGGGACGTGAAGGGTGACAACGTtctcatcagcgccgccgatGTAGCGAAGTTGGCGGACTTTGGGTGCTCACGGCGCATCATGTTGACGAACAACGTCTATGGCGCCACTGACAGCGAGGGGGTCACTAgcagcatcgccaccacacgcacggcTGCTACAGACTCGCGTTTCACGACCATAGTGGAGTACCAGTGGTTCGATACCACCGGTGTGGCAAAGACGATGGTCGGTACGCCCATGTTCATGGCACCGGAGATCATCCTGGCCTCGGGGACGCCATCCATGAAGATGTCAACCGCGAGCTCTCCAACGTCGTCGGTCGGCGGAGGCAACAATGGCGGGCCCGGGAGCGACAGCAAGGccacgtcaccgccagcCCCGGTCGGCTACACGGCCTCGGCAGACATCTGGTCCTTTGGGTGCCTCGTCCTGGAAGTCTTTGGCCGCACACCGTGGCCGACGTCGGGGAGCAACGCCTACCACCTCATGAAGCAGATCGAGCAGTCGGTTGCCGACCTCCCGCCTGGAGTGCCACATGATACACCGGCGGAGCTTCTGAGTCTGctacgctgctgcttccaccGCGACCCGCACCGTCGCAGCACGGcgcgcgcactgctgcgtgCGCCGTGGATGATGTGCAAGgacgaggagctggaggaaaTGCCACCGCGCAGACGCTGTTAG